The proteins below come from a single Corvus hawaiiensis isolate bCorHaw1 chromosome 20, bCorHaw1.pri.cur, whole genome shotgun sequence genomic window:
- the DTX2 gene encoding probable E3 ubiquitin-protein ligase DTX2 isoform X2, with product MAAAQGSGSSSAGPSGLPSSAPGHSSSSTAVAVWEWQDEFGRWRPYRGNVCSYIEQIIQASQQKGRRSGSGLVSSIPLGRADPALAPYVIDIPSLTQFRQDTGTMRAVRRHVFPGDSAAGQGVMWEWQNDDGGWSPYEMNVCVFLEQAHATNHQRVDLGPLGYNYEVDFVAQVQTNKTTRFRRSVQRRLDAPYPVTTSTTPLHTGVGCSCQQCWPNSGTGPITTRYRHSMTNFPNSSTTHQVPGRTASVSSSSVGFVPYNKPALTGARSTPRLNAQSALVLAQTGSLNTALAASNGVSAQTLPVKMSKPSRVNQALAATPTEPESVVKKYLEELKGTLADEDCMICMEKLSSSSGYSDSCQSSTIRPEAVGRLRNCQHSFHMLCVLAMYSNGNKDGSLQCPSCKTIYGEKTGTQPKGKMEVSTFPQSLPGHKDCGTIRIVYHISRGIQGPEHPNPGMPYTARGFPRYCYLPDNEKGRKVLELLKVAWKRRLIFTVGTSNTTGESNTVVWNEIHHKTEMDSNLSGHGYPDPNYLDNVLAELAAQGVTEDCLGQ from the exons atggcagcagctcagggatcGGGAAGCAGTTCAGCCGGGCCATCCGGACTGCCCAGTTCTGCCCcggggcacagcagcagctccacggCAGTGGCTGTGTGGGAATGGCAGGATGAATTTGGCAGGTGGAGGCCGTACCGAGGCAATGTCTGCAGCTACATCGAGCAGATTATCCAAGCCTCTCAGCAGAAGGGCCGGCGCTCGGGGTCGGGGCTGGTCAGCAGCATCCCTTTGGGACGTGCGGATCCCGCCTTGGCTCCCTATGTCATCGACATTCCAAGCTTGACACAATTCCGGCAGGATACAG GGACGATGCGGGCTGTCCGCAGGCACGTCTTCCCAGGGGACTCTGCTGCCGGGCAGGGCGTCATGTGGGAGTGGCAGAACGACGATGGTGGGTGGTCCCCCTATGAGATGAACGTCTGCGTGTTCCTGGAGCAAGCCCATGCCACCAACCACCAGCGAGTCGATCTCGGGCCCTTGGGCTACAACTACGAAGTTGACTTTGTGGCTCAAGTCCAGACCAACAAGACCACGAGGTTCCGCCGCAGCGTTCAGAGGCGTTTGGACGCCCCGTACCCAGTGACAACCTCCACCACACCCCTTCACACAGGGGTGGGATGTTcttgccagcagtgctggccaAACAGCGGGACTGGTCCCATCACCACACGCTACCGTCACTCCATGACAAACTTTCCCAACTCTTCCACTACTCATCAGGTTCCTGGGAGGACAGCGTCAGTAAGTTCCTCCAGTGTCGGCTTCGTGCCCTATAACAAACCCGCTTTGACTGGAGCAAGGTCAACACCAAGACTCAATGCACAGAGCGCCTTGGTTTTGGCTCAAACTGGGAGCCTCAACACAGCACTGGCAGCATCTAATGGAGTCAG tgCCCAAACTCTGCCTGTGAAGATGTCTAAACCCAGCAGAGTGAACCAGGCCCTGGCAG CCACACCAACAGAGCCAGAATCAGTGGTGAAGAAGTACCTGGAAGAGCTGAAGGGCACTCTTGCTGATGAG GACTGCATGATCTGCATGGAGAAGCTGTCCTCCTCCTCGGGCTACAGCGACTCGTGCCAGTCCAGCACCATCAGGCCAGAGGCAGTCGGTCGCCTGAGGAACTGCCAGCACTCCTTCCACATGCTCTGCGTGCTGGCCATGTACTCCAACGGGAACAAG GATGGCAGTTTGCAGTGTCCCTCCTGTAAAACCATCTACGGAGAGAAAACCGGTACCCAGCCCAAAGGGAAGATGGAGGTCTCCACtttcccccagtccctcccGGGACACAAGGACTGTGGGACAATCCGGATTGTGTATCACATCAGCAGGGGCATCCAG GGCCCCGAGCACCCCAACCCTGGGATGCCATACACAGCCAGAGGCTTTCCTCGCTATTGTTACTTACCAGACAATGAGAAGGGCAGAAAG GTCCTGGAGCTCCTGAAGGTGGCCTGGAAGAGACGCCTGATTTTCACGGTGGGCACTTCCAACACCACGGGCGAGAGCAACACGGTGGTGTGGAACGAGATCCACCACAAGACTGAGATGGACTCAAACCTGAGTGGCCATGGCTACCCTGACCCCAACTATCTGGACaatgtgctggcagagctggctgccCAGGGTGTCACAGAGGACTGCCTGGGCCAGTGA
- the DTX2 gene encoding probable E3 ubiquitin-protein ligase DTX2 isoform X1: MAAAQGSGSSSAGPSGLPSSAPGHSSSSTAVAVWEWQDEFGRWRPYRGNVCSYIEQIIQASQQKGRRSGSGLVSSIPLGRADPALAPYVIDIPSLTQFRQDTGTMRAVRRHVFPGDSAAGQGVMWEWQNDDGGWSPYEMNVCVFLEQAHATNHQRVDLGPLGYNYEVDFVAQVQTNKTTRFRRSVQRRLDAPYPVTTSTTPLHTGVGCSCQQCWPNSGTGPITTRYRHSMTNFPNSSTTHQVPGRTASVSSSSVGFVPYNKPALTGARSTPRLNAQSALVLAQTGSLNTALAASNGVSAQTLPVKMSKPSRVNQALAGMTAILMSAAGLPVHLTRVPQAASTHKATKKHSSVKEGRKVSKKATPTEPESVVKKYLEELKGTLADEDCMICMEKLSSSSGYSDSCQSSTIRPEAVGRLRNCQHSFHMLCVLAMYSNGNKDGSLQCPSCKTIYGEKTGTQPKGKMEVSTFPQSLPGHKDCGTIRIVYHISRGIQGPEHPNPGMPYTARGFPRYCYLPDNEKGRKVLELLKVAWKRRLIFTVGTSNTTGESNTVVWNEIHHKTEMDSNLSGHGYPDPNYLDNVLAELAAQGVTEDCLGQ, encoded by the exons atggcagcagctcagggatcGGGAAGCAGTTCAGCCGGGCCATCCGGACTGCCCAGTTCTGCCCcggggcacagcagcagctccacggCAGTGGCTGTGTGGGAATGGCAGGATGAATTTGGCAGGTGGAGGCCGTACCGAGGCAATGTCTGCAGCTACATCGAGCAGATTATCCAAGCCTCTCAGCAGAAGGGCCGGCGCTCGGGGTCGGGGCTGGTCAGCAGCATCCCTTTGGGACGTGCGGATCCCGCCTTGGCTCCCTATGTCATCGACATTCCAAGCTTGACACAATTCCGGCAGGATACAG GGACGATGCGGGCTGTCCGCAGGCACGTCTTCCCAGGGGACTCTGCTGCCGGGCAGGGCGTCATGTGGGAGTGGCAGAACGACGATGGTGGGTGGTCCCCCTATGAGATGAACGTCTGCGTGTTCCTGGAGCAAGCCCATGCCACCAACCACCAGCGAGTCGATCTCGGGCCCTTGGGCTACAACTACGAAGTTGACTTTGTGGCTCAAGTCCAGACCAACAAGACCACGAGGTTCCGCCGCAGCGTTCAGAGGCGTTTGGACGCCCCGTACCCAGTGACAACCTCCACCACACCCCTTCACACAGGGGTGGGATGTTcttgccagcagtgctggccaAACAGCGGGACTGGTCCCATCACCACACGCTACCGTCACTCCATGACAAACTTTCCCAACTCTTCCACTACTCATCAGGTTCCTGGGAGGACAGCGTCAGTAAGTTCCTCCAGTGTCGGCTTCGTGCCCTATAACAAACCCGCTTTGACTGGAGCAAGGTCAACACCAAGACTCAATGCACAGAGCGCCTTGGTTTTGGCTCAAACTGGGAGCCTCAACACAGCACTGGCAGCATCTAATGGAGTCAG tgCCCAAACTCTGCCTGTGAAGATGTCTAAACCCAGCAGAGTGAACCAGGCCCTGGCAG GCATGACAGCTATTCTGATGTCAGCCGCCGGACTGCCCGTGCACCTCACCCGTGTGCCGCAAGCTGCCAGCACCCATAAGGCCACTAAAAAACACAGCTCAGTTAAGGAGGGGAGGAAAGTGTCCAAGAAAG CCACACCAACAGAGCCAGAATCAGTGGTGAAGAAGTACCTGGAAGAGCTGAAGGGCACTCTTGCTGATGAG GACTGCATGATCTGCATGGAGAAGCTGTCCTCCTCCTCGGGCTACAGCGACTCGTGCCAGTCCAGCACCATCAGGCCAGAGGCAGTCGGTCGCCTGAGGAACTGCCAGCACTCCTTCCACATGCTCTGCGTGCTGGCCATGTACTCCAACGGGAACAAG GATGGCAGTTTGCAGTGTCCCTCCTGTAAAACCATCTACGGAGAGAAAACCGGTACCCAGCCCAAAGGGAAGATGGAGGTCTCCACtttcccccagtccctcccGGGACACAAGGACTGTGGGACAATCCGGATTGTGTATCACATCAGCAGGGGCATCCAG GGCCCCGAGCACCCCAACCCTGGGATGCCATACACAGCCAGAGGCTTTCCTCGCTATTGTTACTTACCAGACAATGAGAAGGGCAGAAAG GTCCTGGAGCTCCTGAAGGTGGCCTGGAAGAGACGCCTGATTTTCACGGTGGGCACTTCCAACACCACGGGCGAGAGCAACACGGTGGTGTGGAACGAGATCCACCACAAGACTGAGATGGACTCAAACCTGAGTGGCCATGGCTACCCTGACCCCAACTATCTGGACaatgtgctggcagagctggctgccCAGGGTGTCACAGAGGACTGCCTGGGCCAGTGA